The following is a genomic window from Opitutus sp. ER46.
GACGGGGCGAACGCGACAGTGTGCGGGAAATCGCTCCCAATTGGGAGGACCGAAACTACCGGAATTCCAGTAGTCCGCGGGCCCCCGACCCGCGGACGAGAGCGAGTCTCTGACGCCGTGCCTTGGGCTTTCGCGCTGGAGCTGTAGCATCAGGTCAACCGCCCGCCCGTTGGGGATCGAGTCGCCGGTACCCGCGTCGCGGGTGTAATCCAACCCCGCGCCGACGAGGCGCTTCGGCTCCCGTCGCTGGTGGAAACGAGGTGAAAAGAAGCGCGAGGAGAAAAAGGCAATTAACGCCGAAAAAAAGGTGTTTACTTGCGGGCGTTGATTCCGCAATTACGTCACCTCCTCACGGGCCAGTAGCTCAGTTGATAGAGCGCATCGTTCGCAACGATGAGGTCGTCGGTTTGATCCCGATCTGGTCCACCATCCTTCGCTCAACCGCCAGCGGTTGAGGCTACGGATGGCAGGCCATCTTTCAGAAGACGGACGCAGTATCGACTGCCCCGGCGAAGGATGCCCTCCGTAGGGTTGCCGAAGGAGGGCCAGACGTGCGACAACGGCAAAGTCGTGCACTACGTTTACATTCTCGAATCAGTAAGGGAGCCGTCCGAGAAATACGTGGGCCTGACCGACGATCTCCGTGCCCGGCTAAAGGACCACAACGCCGGTCGCTCGCCACACACCGCCAAGCATCGACCGTGGAATCTCGTATGCTACCACGCCTTCGCAGATGAGCGCCGGGCGGTCGCATTCGAGAGATATCTGAAGACCGGTTCCGGACACGAGTTTCGTCGGCGGCATTTCGGTGTTTAGCACCTCGCCGGATTGTTCGCACGATTTGTTTAGCGGGTCTCGGTTTGTGCTAAACGGACTTGTGGTCCACCATCCTTCGCTCAACCGCCAGCGGTTGAGGCTACGGATGGCAGGCCATCCTGGAATGCAGGATGAGCGCGCGGGGAAGGACGCGAAGGATGCGAATCTCCAGGTTCGTCAGGCCTGAGGCTATTCGAAGATCCTGAATTCGGCTTGGCCGTTCACCTTGCCAACCACGACTCCGCGCCGAACGACTCCGACCCAGGTCTCATTCCACTTCCGGTTGTAGATGTAGATTCTGCCTTCCTTGATCTCGCCTTCCAGTCTGACGACGCCCGCATTGGGATTCTTACTGTTGCTCTGCTCCAGGTAAAACCAGGGGCCTTCCGTGCGGGTGACGAAAAGCGTGCCGCCCTGTCCTCCCAGCGCGTTGGTTTCCCAACGCAGGGTCCTGCCGGTAATGAATGGTGCGGGCCCTGCCTCACGGTGGGCCGCTGGGAGTATCTGAAAGTTGGAGTGGGCGGTACCCGCCGAAAGGGTGCCAACGATCTTGTCGTGGAGCAGCTCGCCCTCCCACACCTCTTTCCACTGACCGACGTTCAAGAGGATGACCTTTCTTCCATTGTCGATTACGGCTCCAAACATCCTGACGGCGCCCACAGACCGATTGTGTTCATTGGTCTGCTCAATCTCGAAGAGCGCTCCGTCAACGGCCGTGACTTTCATCAACCCGCTCTGGCCACCTTCGATGGTCCAACGCAAGACCTCCCCCCTCCTGATCATGGGAATACCCTGGGCCGATGCGGATGCGATCAGCGCGATGACGAGGATGAGGGAGCCGAGGATTTTTTTCATAGGGTACCAATCAGAGGCGAAGGTGAGGTCGGGCGCGTCGGATAACGCGCCAGAGCTATCACACTGTCGGCATGAGTAGATACGTTGTCACCCCATTCTTACCAACAAGGAGATTTGATTCCCGCTGACCGCCGCGGTTGTCCGAGTTCGGCCCGCGGCATTTCGGCGCCTGGGATCCGTCGCCCCTCTGAGGGCATTTGAAGCCTAATGAGACGAAGGGGGCTTCGGTGTTGATCGGGCGTGTTCCGCGCGCGGGCCGTGCTCTGAACGCGGTCGCCAAATCGGCTCGCGAACGCCGTCCCCAGGGATCGATCGATCTCGACCGCGAGTGTCCGCTCCTTCGCCAGAAAAATGGTCAAAACGATCACACGGGCGCCTTCCTTGCGCGCTTGGATCGTTCCCGATGAATTCGCGAAATACGCGAAGGTCTCAAGGTCGCTGGCCAACAGAATCTGATCCTTCATGTCGTGACCTTTTGCCACCGTTCGAAGGGTGGCCGAAATAGACTGCCGATCCGCGTCTGTGGCGTCTGCGATCACGTATCCTCGCGGTAGGCCCCAAATACCGGCGTGCGCAACGGCGGCGAGAAATAGGAAAACGCCGACATAGCGCATCACACCTCGGACAGCTGACGATGAACTGCGGCTGCGCAGGGCGCGACTCGTGTGCGAGCCCGATGCCTGATGGATTCCGACGTGGTGCAGATTCGGCCCTCTCATCGCTGTGATTCATCGAACTCTGGGGCCCGCTTGAGACTCTTCAATGGACAAAACTTGGCGCTCCGGTGGTAGCGCGAGAGGTTCTCGGTTTTGGCGGAAATGATGGGGGCGGGTTCTTCTGGCTTCCCGAATTGATCGTTGCGCCGGTGGGGGGCGGGCGGAACATCGGCGGTTCCCACACCATGACGCCCCACGAGAAGGCTGTTAACGCGATCAATGCTCGCCTCGAGCGCCTCCAGGCCAACCTGGTCGAGGCCAAGGACGAGAACACCCAGCGGATGCTCTTCGAAGCGATCCTGGTCACCATCGCGCTCGCCGAGGGACTAAACGACTACATCGCCAAGGTGGGCGCCTACGCCCAGCGGCGGCACGCCACGGTGAAGGAGGCGCACACCGCGCTCATCGCCCAGCACAACACGCTGCTGGAGTCGGGCCGCGCGCTGCTCGAGCAGTACAAGGCCAATCCGGCCGACTCCTCCCTGCGCAAGGAGATCGACCTCGCGCAGCAGCGGATGGAGAGCATCCAGACCACGGTCCGCCGCGGCGCGAACGCCCTCCAGCGCGAACTGGCCCCTGGCATCGGACTCATCGATCCGCTCGCGGGCGAGCTCCGGCGCTTCGCCGAGGCCGACCAGCCCGAGACGCTGAAGCGGCTCATCCCCGACGTCATCGAACACGTGCGCGAGCTCTATTCCGCCCACCCGTTGCCCGCGAAGGGGCTCATCGATGCGGCGGATTGGGCCAAGGTGGTGGCGGCCGAGTTCGCCCAAGTGACCGAGTTTTACGACCTGTATGCGCGCGCCGGTTACCAGATCATCCTCGCGTTCGAGCTGCTCGCCCTGGCGCTCGCGGACGAGCCGCCGCAATCGGCGGAGGAGACCACGCGCCGGGCCAACGAAGCGTTGGTCGCGCGGCTCAAATCGACATCGGCGAGGCTTCACGGCGCACAAGAAAAGGACTGAAAGCTGAATGCTGAACGCTGAAGGGCTGAACCCGACTGACGGCACGTGCCTGGTGTCGAATGACGAATAGCAAACTAGAGACGGGCGTGCTTGCGGCACGCTGCACGCGGGCGCAGGGCGGTTTTGACTTCGCCTGCGCGGGCCTGTCCTCTCTCGGACATGGGGCTCTTCTCTCGCATCTTTGGCGGCGGGTATCGTCCGCCCGGTCGCCCGTCGGCCGACGCTGATCACCGGTCGGACGCCTGGCCCTTTGACCAGGCACCGGAAACGGCGGCCGTCACGACGCGGCAGGTGATGGAAGAGCGGCACGTCATCCAGGTCGTCATCCACTACGGGGATGATCACTCGTGGGCCTTCCTCTGCGGCACGACCGATGCCCAGGACGATGGCCGTGTGATGACGATGCAGACGCTCCTGGAGGTGGACGACACCCTGCGCTCGATTGCCGACCTGCCGCCGGGGTGGCGCGCGTGGCGGGAGAAGCGAGGCGACGCTTGGTTCAAGGAGCCTGATCCGGCCTTCGGCCAGCCCGACTGCGCAGACTCGGGCAACGCGTGATTTAGAAACCGCGCCGCAGTCGCCAGAACCCAACCGTTGGAGCTTAACCGTGATCCACGCGAACGGACGCGAAGATCCAAAGCCGTCCGCCTCGCCACGTGATTTCGTCGTGCGACCGGCCACTCGCGAAATGTCCATGCGCTGACCGTTCTCAGGGCAGGGGCATCGTTGTGGAGCTTCGCACAACCGCTTCGCCCTCCAACCTGCGCTGGCCACAGGTTTTCGCGGCTTTTCGCGCCTTTCGCGGTCCCCGTGTTATCCGCGATTCGCGGCTCAGTGCGCGAGTTCGGCTTCGGCTTCCTCGCGCGTCTCGCAGGTCGCGGTCGGGACTTTGCCCCGGTAATGCGTCAGCGAAAGCAGGTTGAACCCGATGTCCTTGTCGGGATCCGGGATCACCCGCACGACCTTGCCGATGCCGGCGGCCATGCAGACGTCCATCATCCGCGTGAGTTCGCCTACGCACTCGAGCTCCATGTGCTCGAGGTCGGCGAGATCGGTGAGCATCGTAAATCCCTGCCCAAGTTCGCCTAGCTGCGTCTTCATGTAGTCGACCTGCTTGCGCATGTCGGTCGGACGCACGACGCCGCGAAACGTGGCCCGGACGAGGTGGCGGGAGGGCTCCGTCGCGACCTGGAAGGGTGGTGGTTTGGCGCTGGGTTCTGACCTAGGCATCGCTTTCCAAGCAATCGGGACGGCGCGGCACGTCAATCCGGAGAACACGCGCAATCACATGGCTCGGCGGCGGCGCGGCCTCGCAGTGAAAGTGAGAGTGAGAGTGAAAGTGAGAGGGAGGAGCGCGCGGAGCAGATGTGGAAATGGAGTGTGGCTACTCGGCGTGGGGCGAACGATTGGGGAGGCGGATCGTCGGGGCGCGAAGTTTCGCGATATCTGGGGCCACGACGTCGAGTGCTCGGCCGCGAAACCTGTTCGTAACGGGCGCGGGGCAAACATGGCTGGTTTCTTGGCGCTGCATTTGCTACAGTGCCCACGAATCAGGGGTTCGAAACACCTCGTCCAACTCACACACCATGACCGCGATGAAGAAGAACAACGCCAAGACCAAGTCGCCTGCCCCAGCGACCCGTTCGACCAAGACTGCCAAGAAGAAGTCCGCCGGGATGGACCCGCAGACGATCGACTCTCTTACTGCCGCGCTGGCCCAGCCCGCCGCGTCGGAGGTGAAGACGGCCGCGCCTTCGGTGAAGGCCGTTCCGCCCGCTCCGGTGTTCACGAAGATCGTGGCGCGGATCGACGTCGGTTTCGGCAACGCGCTTTACGTGCGCGGCGACGGTCCCGGCCTGAGCTGGAATCAAGGCGTGCGCATGGAGTGCGTGTCGTCGGATCAGTGGGAACTGATCCTCGGTGAGTTCGCCCGGCCTATTTCGTTCAAGCTTCTGCTCAACGACATGACCTGGTGCACCGGGCCCGACAGCGTCGTGGCCTCCGGCAGCACCGTCACGCTCACGCCCGAATTCGCCTGAGCCTTTGGCTCGACGCCGGCCGCCCCAGGCGCGACCGGCGTCGTATTCCGCAGTTTTACCGAGCCGCTTCTGATGCGGTCGCGGGCTGGGGCGTTGCCTGCAAAGTACGCGGGGATCATCGCGTCGGGGGCGGCGGCGCAAGTGTCCTCACTTGGACCCCCAGATGATTCGATCACAGGGTGGAAACGTGGCGGGTGCCTCCCAACGGGGACGGGTTGGCTACGCCCGTGCTGGCGCGTTCGCCGTCTAGCGGGCGTTCGCTTCCGGATCCGGATTGAGCGCGAGGAGACGATTCCGCAGCAGCGTCAGGCCGTTCTCGCGGTCGGCGAGTTGCTCGGCGGTGACGACTTCGCAATGCATGCGCACGCGTGAAAACGGTTTTGGCAGGCAGAACTTGTCCCAGCTCCGCAGGCGCCACACGCCGGTGAACTCGCAGCCAAACACGAGCAGCGGCGCGCCTGTCCTCCGCGGCACGATAACGGCGCCGGGCTTCACGTCGTACATGGGCCCGCGCGGGCCATCGGGCGTGATGCCGATGTCGTAGCCCGCGCGCTGCGCCGCGAGGAGGGCGGTGGCGGCCTCGCGTCCGAGCCGGCTGCTGGAGCCGCGCGCGGCGCGCATACCGACCAGCGAGAAAAAGGCCGTGAGCCAGGCGCCGTCGCCGCTGGCGCTGATTAGGGCCACCAGGGGGCGCTTACCGCGGTAGCGGCGATAGATCTCGGGCGCGAGGAACAGCCGGTTGTGCCAAAGGATGAACGCGATCGGCACGTCGCGCTTCGTGATCGCGCGCCTGGCGTCTTCGTCGATTTCGAACCGCAGCGTGCGGCCCCAGAGCTGGAGCAGCATCGCCAACGGCCACAGCACGAGCCGCCGCCACCCGGAGATCTCGTGAACCACGGAATCGGGCTTGGCGGGAGGCGGCGGCACAGCGGCGGAGTCTGTCTCGGGCGAATTCAAGTGGCGCTTTGTCCCACGAAAGCGGGGCTGCCGCCAAGCCAGAAGCCGGAGGCCAGAGACCAGAAGCCGGAGGCAAAGCCGGGGACGGACCTGTCGCGGTTCGGACCCTGCAACGTTCAAACCTGCGACTTTCCAACCCTGAGTCCGGGCGCGGTTGGCGTTTTGGCGCGGGAGGGGTTCGTTCGCGGGGTGATGGTTCCGTGTCCCCACCTGCCTCCCGCGCGGCCGGGTCTCGACTGGCGGCGGCTGCATGCGTTTCGCGCCGCCGAGCGGCGCGGGGAATTCTACTTCGCCTGCCTTGAGTACGCGCAGGCGTTGTGGGAACGCCGGCTGGCGGCGCGGGCGCTGCTCTGTCTCGATCGCGCCTTCGGCGCCGACCTGACTGGCGAAGAACCGGTGCTGCGGTCGTGGCCGCTCCCGTATGCGGCGCTCGCGTGGATGCTCCGCGCCACGCCGCCGGATGTCTTTCTCGGCAACCCGCGCGTCCACTTTCAGCACTTCGCCGGCCGGATGAACGAACCGCGCCGCGAACAGCGCCGCGCGCGCGCGTGGGCCTGCTGGGCGATTGTGCGACGGCTCCGTCCCAATCTCGGAGGTGATCCTCACCACCGGATCGAGGAGCCGGCCGCCGACTGGATCGAAAAGCGCCTCGCGCAGCACGGTCATCCGGGCGAGGTCACGCTCTGGCGTTCCGTGTTGCTCCACCCGGCGGAGCCGGATGGAGCGCGGAACTAACCGAGTGAAGTCCTAGGAGGTAAGAACCTCCCAGAGCGAAGCTCGGAGCATTGATAGCTCTTTCTTGTCGGCGGCGCCTGTGGCGCCGGGGACTTCGTGGTTACCGAGTAACCCGATCGTGTGTTTTGTCACTGCGCGGGCAGGAATACTCCCGCGGGCGCCGAATGACGATGCTTATATCCGGCGACGCGCCTTCGGAGTGAAAGTGAGAGTGAGGGTGAAAGTAGGGAGCCACTGACTGGCTGACCCTCAATCCCTCAATCCCTCAATCCCTTGCTCCCTCATTCCCTTACTCCCTCGTCCCGGCGTTCACGCCGGGCGCAGCACGCGCGCGAGTGTCTCCATGCCGCGGGCGATCTGCACCTCTGACGGTGCGGCGAAGCCGAGCAGGAGGCCCGGGCGAGCCGGGCCCTGTAGGTAGAACGGCGAGAGCGCGGTGACGTTGATTCCCGCCTCGGCTGCGCGGCGTTGCACGCGCACGTCGTCGGCGCTGGCGGGCAGGAAGCCGACCGCGTGGATACCCGCCTCGGTCGGCTGCAGATTCAACTTCGTGCCCAGGTGTCGCCGCGCCGCGGCAAAGAGCGCGTCTCGGCCCTCTCGATACCGATTGCGCATGCGGCGCAGGTGCCGCTCGAAGTGGCCCTCGGCAATGAAATCGGCCAGCACTGCCTGCTCGATGGGCGAGGTGTACCGGTCGACCGCTTCGCGCAGCGCGGCGAAGGGCGCAACGAGCGCCGTCGGCAGGACGACGTAGCCGAGCCGCAGACCGGGGAACAGAAGCTTGTTGAAACTCCCGGCGTAGATCACGCGGTTGGCACGGTCGTTCTCCTGCAAGGCGCCGAGCGGGCGCACGTCGTAGCGAAACGCGCCGTCGTAGTCGTCCTCGAACACGTACGTGCCGCGGTCGCGCGCGAGTGCGAGCAACGCGAGTCGGCGTTCGAGGGAGAGGGTTGCGCCGAGCGGAAACTGGTGCGCCGGCGTCACGTAGATCATCGCCGGTGCGGGCGGTTGGCGGCGTCCGCCGGGAACCACCATGCCCGCGGCGTCCACCGGGATCGGCACCACGTGGGCGCCGGCACGGCGCAGCAGCCGGGCGGCACCGGGGTAGCCTGGATTCTCCATCCACGCGTGGTCGCCCGGGCGCAGGAGCAGGCGGAGGATGAAGTCGAAGGCCTGCTGCGTGCCGGAGACGACGGCGATCCGATCGACGTCGCAAACCACCGAGCGGGTTGCCGCCAGGTGTTCAGCGATGGCGGCGCGGAGCGGACGGTAGCCGAGGGGATCGCCGGCGGTCAGCAGCGCGGTGCGGCCCAGGCGCAGCCGCCGGCTTGTCAGCTGGGCCCAGATCGCGAGCGGGAAGGCGTCGAGACTCGGACGATAAATGTCGAACGCGGCGGGGGCGGGACTCGCCGGCGACGTCGCAGCCGTTGCGGACGCCGAGCGCGAGCGGCTGGTGGCGATGGCGGCCGGCGCATTGTGGGATGCCCGGCTGCCCGGCCCGATCGCGCGTTGGGGGCGGGCGGGAGCGGCGTCGATGAACGGGTCGGGCAGCGCGGCGGCGACCACGGTACCGGAGCCGTGGCGGGTCACGAGGTAGCCCTCGGCGCGCAGTTGCGCGAAGACGCCGACGACGGTGGCGCGGGCCAGACCCTGCTGCCGGGCGAGGTCGCGCGAGGACGGTAGCCGCGCGCCAGGTGCGAGGCGTCCGCCGACGATCGCGCGACGCAACTCGCCGTGCAGCCAGCGGTGCAGCGGCTGGTGGCGCGGGCGCGGGGCGAGTGGGAAGTCCTGGAAGCGCGGGAGGCGGGGCATGGAAAAGTGGTCTGGTGAAGATCCTTCAAGTGGACCAAAGCACAAGGCCACCTCGTGCGAAAGTGGGGCATGCATCGCACCGACCTTCTGCTGCTCCTGGGCCTCGCGGCCACGTGGGGCGCTTCGTACCTGTTCCTGCAACTGGGGGCCGGCGAGTTTGGGCCGCTGGCGCTGGCGGGGGTGCGTGCGGCAGGCGCGGCGCTGGTGCTGCTGCCCGGCGTGGTTCGCCGGGAGGCGCGGGCGGCGCTGCGCGGGCACCTTTGCCCGGTGGCGCTCCTTGGCGTGATCAACAGCGCGCTGCCGTATGTGCTCTTTGCGTACGCGTCGCTGACGCTGTCCGCGGGGTTGACCGCGCTGTTCGTGGCGCTGACGCCGCT
Proteins encoded in this region:
- a CDS encoding PLP-dependent aminotransferase family protein; translated protein: MPRLPRFQDFPLAPRPRHQPLHRWLHGELRRAIVGGRLAPGARLPSSRDLARQQGLARATVVGVFAQLRAEGYLVTRHGSGTVVAAALPDPFIDAAPARPQRAIGPGSRASHNAPAAIATSRSRSASATAATSPASPAPAAFDIYRPSLDAFPLAIWAQLTSRRLRLGRTALLTAGDPLGYRPLRAAIAEHLAATRSVVCDVDRIAVVSGTQQAFDFILRLLLRPGDHAWMENPGYPGAARLLRRAGAHVVPIPVDAAGMVVPGGRRQPPAPAMIYVTPAHQFPLGATLSLERRLALLALARDRGTYVFEDDYDGAFRYDVRPLGALQENDRANRVIYAGSFNKLLFPGLRLGYVVLPTALVAPFAALREAVDRYTSPIEQAVLADFIAEGHFERHLRRMRNRYREGRDALFAAARRHLGTKLNLQPTEAGIHAVGFLPASADDVRVQRRAAEAGINVTALSPFYLQGPARPGLLLGFAAPSEVQIARGMETLARVLRPA
- a CDS encoding GIY-YIG nuclease family protein is translated as MHYVYILESVREPSEKYVGLTDDLRARLKDHNAGRSPHTAKHRPWNLVCYHAFADERRAVAFERYLKTGSGHEFRRRHFGV
- a CDS encoding lysophospholipid acyltransferase family protein; the protein is MVHEISGWRRLVLWPLAMLLQLWGRTLRFEIDEDARRAITKRDVPIAFILWHNRLFLAPEIYRRYRGKRPLVALISASGDGAWLTAFFSLVGMRAARGSSSRLGREAATALLAAQRAGYDIGITPDGPRGPMYDVKPGAVIVPRRTGAPLLVFGCEFTGVWRLRSWDKFCLPKPFSRVRMHCEVVTAEQLADRENGLTLLRNRLLALNPDPEANAR